Proteins from one Hemitrygon akajei unplaced genomic scaffold, sHemAka1.3 Scf000047, whole genome shotgun sequence genomic window:
- the LOC140720779 gene encoding NACHT, LRR and PYD domains-containing protein 3-like isoform X2, producing the protein MREKVKVFQLVDRYAELTVISTVRDRRLVEHELLARGRDHEELREKYLRRELEKIRTDQLFQSSFSQSKSKQGCSAAVAGIPGIGKTTMVQKIVYDWATGKIYQQFQFAFSFKFRDLNSINCRINLKYLILDQYPYFRNFLKEVWKKPEGLLFIFDGLDEFKHRIDFADIQRDTEPKHQCPDPEWWCEVSDIVYSLIQGKLLPGCSVLVTTRPTALHLLEKAEISVWAEILGFGGKERKEYFIRHFEDQTVAAAVFKHVKQNEILYTMSYNPSCCWILALALGPFFRQRVRDPQRVPKTITQLYSYYIYNILKNHGREIDKTRDQFLRVGQMAFRGVSKNKIVFTDGDLIKDNLQPSQFLSGFLMELLEREDSAQSVVYTFPHLTIQEFVAAVAQFLTPHPRDILKFLTEVRTTTDGRFEVFLRFVAGLSSPMAYRGLEEFLDPFPLQTSYRVIDWVKEEVKHQVGNTKSEAGKRKFLNTLHYLFESQNPGLVRVALGSLETLSFSIMTLTPIDCAVLSYVIGICDAIKRIDLYRCHIQCEGIQRLGPGLHKCQELRLGGNDLGDSGVKLVSAALRNPECKIQKLGLGKVGLTDSGAEDLASALSTNPSLIELDLSDNKLGDSGVKLVSAALRNPDCKIQKLWLRMVGLTNSGAADLASGLITNRSLMELNLSGNKLGDSGVKLVSAALWNQECKIQKLELMEVSLTDSGAEDLVSALSTNPSLTDLNLSDNKLGDSALKLVSAALRNPECKIQKLRLNNVGLTDSGAEDLVSVFGTNPSLTELNMSYNLLTDRSVPALRRFILTLPSLEWIRLGYNQFGETGKQELRYLQDLSPGLTVIV; encoded by the exons atgagggagaaggtgaaggttttccagctggttgatcgatacgctgagctgacggtcatttctactgttcgagatcggagactggtggaacatgagctgctggcaagaggcagagaccacgaagAATTGAGAGAGAAATATCTCCGCagagagctggaaaaaatccggactgatcaattgttccagagcagcttttcgcAGAGTAAATCCAAACAAGGTTGTTCcgcagcagtggctggaatcccggggatcgggaaaacaacaatggtacaaaagattgtttatgactgggccacggggaaaatataccaacaattccagtttgccttcagtttcaaattccgcgatttaaactccattaactgcagaataaacctgaagTATTTGATTCTTGACCAGTATCCTTATTTTAGGAATTTCCTGAAAGAGGTCTGGAAGAagccagagggattgctgtttatatttgatggtttagatgaattcaaacacagaatcgattttgctgacattcagagagatacagaacccaagcaccagtgtccagatcccgagtggtggtgtgaagtgtctgacattgtgtacagtttaatccagggcaaactgctcccagggtgttcagtgctggtgacgaCCCGCCCCACCGCGTTACATTTACTGGAAAAGGCTgagatcagtgtctgggctgaaatcctgggatttggtGGTAAGGAACgtaaggaatatttcatcagacattttgaagatcagacggtagcggcagctgttttcaaacatgtGAAgcagaacgagatcctgtacaccatgagctacaacccctcctgctgctggatcctcgctctggcactgggtcccttcttcagacaaagagtcagggacccgcagcgagttcccaagaccatcacccaactgtactcctactatatttacaacatcctgaaaaatcacggccgtgagattgacaAAACCCGTGATCAGTTTCTccgggttggtcagatggccttcagaggagtgtccaagaataagattgtgtttacagatggagatttgatcaaggacaatctgcagccttcccagttcctgtctgggtttctgatggagcttttggagagagaggattctgcccagagtgtggtgtacacattcccacacctcaccatccaagagtttgtagctgcagtcgcacaattcctgactcCACATCCcagggatatcctgaaattcctcactgaagtccgcaccacgacagatgggcgatttgaggtatttctccgttttgttgctggtctctcctccccaatggcatatcggggcctggaggagtttctggatCCATTTCCTCTTCAAACAAGCtaccgggtgattgactgggtgaaggaggaggttaaacatcAGGTTGGAAACACaaagagtgaagctggtaaaaggaagttcctgaacacattgcactacctgtttgagtctcagaatcctGGGCTGGTTCGGGTCGCACTGGGATCtctggaaacactttcattcagtataatgacactgaccccgattgactgcgcggtcctgtcttaTGTCATCGGAATCTGTGATGCAATAAAACGTATCGACCTGTATCgttgccacattcagtgtgaaggaatccagcggctgggacccgggctgcacaagtgccaggagttgag acttgggggcaatgacctgggagattcaggagtgaaactggtatctgcagctctgaggaacccggagtgtaaaatacagaaactggg GCTGGGGaaagtcggtctcacagattctggtgccgaggatctcgcctccgctctcagtacaaacccatcactgattgagctggacctgagtgataataaactgggagattcaggtgtgaaactggtgtctgcggcccTGAGGAACCCGGACTGTAAAATACAGAagctgtg gctgaggatGGTTGGTCTTACAAATTCTGGTGCCGCGGATCTCGCCTCCGGACTCATTACAAACCGATCACTGATGGAGCTCAACCTGAGcggtaataaactgggagattcaggagtgaaactggtgtctgcggctctgtgGAACcaggagtgtaaaatacagaaacttga gctcATGGAGGttagtctcacagattctggtgccgaggatctcgtctccgctctcagtacaaacccatcactgacggaccTGAACCTGAGTGAtaacaaactgggagattcagcattgaaactggtgtctgcggccctgaggaacccggagtgtaaaatacagaaactgcg gctgaacaatgtcggtctcacagattctggtgccgaggatctcgtctccgttttcggtacaaacccatcactgaccgaGCTGAACATGAGTTACAACTTGCTGACAGACCGATCAGTTCCCGCTCTCCGCCGCTTCATACtaaccctcccgagtctggagtggaTCCG GCTGGGGTACAATCAGTTCGGTGAGACCGGGAAGCAGGAACTAAGATATCTGCAGGATCTCAGCCCTGGACTGACAGTCATCGtatga